The Streptomyces sp. NBC_00344 genome includes a window with the following:
- a CDS encoding Z1 domain-containing protein, protein MQDSPRHFATWAALAADEDHPGADLTEETFRARIANGDERLTALWSRTLTAWDFADAPPWAPDVRPRTGERRTTVYDRLRLGPDVRKALDAAVPVSRVPGATVIAREFTAWYTPERMAARSFYWTSYEHKLRAKGWSDAAIASLDEASRAVVERLTDPEQPAVRQAKGLVVGYVQSGKTANFTGVAAKAIDAGYRLVIVLGGTLNLLRAQTQRRLDMELIGQENILRGADPGDTDTLIGVDYVDEDADWPDFVSHGGRPSTLGAFDIERLTTRDNDYKSLAQGIRALEFEKREPTLPLNDPRNLHHAAARVMVVKKNKSVLTKLVKDLKQIHGLLGELPVLIIDDESDQASVNTSNPKRWEQGRTDRTAINSLISQLLELLPRAQYAGYTATPFANVFIDPSDAQDIFPTDFLISLPRPAGYMGVQDFHDLDSPLEPGERTYANSHELAHVRGIHDEADDRLQEAMDAFVLSGALKLYRADHGISGEPFRHHTMLVHESVRTNDHAELALRINSMWHEAGYASLAGRKRLADLFADDFSPVCRARAEGLPTPSSYEELSPYISHARQLIGKGGRPVIVVNGDSDRYFEQLDLDFDRTPHVWKILVGGTKLSRGFTVEGLTITYYRRTTQQADTLMQMGRWFGFRPGYRDLVRLYIGRAETYGRGQTADLYEAFEAICRDEEEFRNQLARYAELIDGKPQLIPAQVPPLVSQHLPWLRPAARNKMYNAELVEIRSPGHIIEPTAHPNSPADLRHNTMLWCPLLDDLRPERTEFVYHHTSNARTYRLSALTKTMSHTELMGVLRNLKWWNPTAFAPHLAYLEDVARKPHLIEDWLLIVPQHTSTTRALTAEIAGRQPLALSHRQRRRVEIFGNISDPKHRATALRIAGSLPRTEDPVTEQHVRPRRGSVLLYPVIEEDPSTAIVNGSVDPGKVAMLFSLVPPAAAHTDDRGVVRFRAIDSRRHAPIIDASLG, encoded by the coding sequence ATGCAGGACAGCCCACGCCACTTCGCCACGTGGGCGGCGCTCGCCGCCGACGAGGACCACCCCGGCGCCGACCTCACCGAGGAGACGTTCCGGGCCCGCATCGCGAACGGCGACGAGCGGCTGACCGCGCTCTGGAGCCGCACCCTCACGGCCTGGGACTTCGCCGACGCACCCCCGTGGGCCCCGGACGTCAGGCCCCGGACAGGGGAACGCCGGACGACGGTGTACGACCGGCTGCGTCTCGGCCCGGACGTACGCAAGGCACTGGACGCGGCGGTCCCGGTGAGCCGGGTGCCGGGCGCCACTGTCATCGCCCGCGAGTTCACCGCCTGGTACACCCCGGAACGGATGGCCGCGCGCTCCTTCTACTGGACGTCGTACGAGCACAAGCTCCGCGCCAAGGGCTGGTCGGACGCCGCGATCGCGAGCCTGGACGAGGCGAGCCGCGCCGTCGTCGAGCGCCTCACCGACCCGGAGCAGCCGGCCGTACGCCAGGCGAAGGGCCTGGTCGTCGGCTACGTACAGTCCGGCAAGACCGCCAACTTCACGGGTGTCGCGGCCAAGGCCATCGACGCGGGCTACCGCCTGGTCATCGTCCTCGGCGGCACGCTCAACCTGCTGCGCGCGCAGACCCAGCGCCGTCTGGACATGGAGCTGATCGGCCAGGAGAACATCCTGCGCGGCGCGGACCCCGGCGACACGGACACCCTGATCGGCGTGGACTACGTCGACGAGGACGCCGACTGGCCCGACTTCGTGAGCCACGGAGGCCGGCCTTCCACACTCGGCGCCTTCGACATCGAACGGCTGACGACCCGCGACAACGACTACAAGAGCCTGGCGCAGGGCATCCGCGCCCTGGAGTTCGAGAAGCGCGAGCCGACCCTCCCGCTCAACGACCCGCGCAACCTGCACCACGCGGCGGCGCGGGTGATGGTCGTGAAGAAGAACAAGTCGGTCCTCACCAAGCTGGTCAAGGACTTGAAGCAGATCCACGGACTCCTCGGCGAACTCCCCGTCCTGATCATCGACGACGAGTCCGACCAGGCATCGGTGAACACCTCGAACCCCAAACGCTGGGAGCAGGGCCGCACCGACCGCACGGCCATCAACTCGCTGATCTCCCAGCTCCTCGAGCTGCTCCCGCGCGCCCAGTACGCCGGTTACACCGCGACCCCGTTCGCGAACGTCTTCATCGACCCGAGCGACGCGCAGGACATCTTCCCCACCGACTTCCTGATCTCACTCCCGCGTCCGGCGGGCTACATGGGGGTCCAGGACTTCCACGACCTCGACTCACCGCTCGAGCCGGGCGAGCGTACGTACGCGAACTCCCACGAGCTGGCCCACGTACGCGGCATCCACGACGAGGCGGACGACCGCCTCCAGGAGGCCATGGACGCCTTCGTCCTGTCGGGCGCGCTGAAGCTCTACCGAGCGGACCACGGCATCTCCGGGGAACCCTTCCGCCACCACACCATGCTGGTCCACGAGTCGGTCAGGACCAACGACCACGCGGAACTGGCCCTGCGCATCAACTCGATGTGGCACGAGGCCGGTTACGCCTCCCTGGCCGGCCGAAAACGCCTCGCGGACCTGTTCGCGGACGACTTCTCGCCGGTGTGCCGGGCCCGTGCGGAGGGCCTGCCCACGCCGTCGTCGTACGAGGAACTGTCGCCGTACATCAGTCACGCCCGCCAGCTGATCGGCAAGGGCGGCCGGCCCGTCATCGTCGTCAACGGCGATTCCGACCGCTACTTCGAACAACTCGACCTGGACTTCGACCGCACCCCGCACGTCTGGAAGATCCTGGTCGGTGGCACGAAGCTCTCCCGAGGCTTCACGGTCGAGGGCCTGACCATCACCTACTACCGCCGCACCACCCAGCAGGCCGACACCCTCATGCAGATGGGCCGCTGGTTCGGTTTCCGCCCCGGCTACCGCGACCTGGTGCGCCTCTACATCGGACGCGCGGAGACATACGGCCGCGGACAGACAGCAGACCTGTACGAGGCCTTCGAGGCCATCTGCCGCGACGAGGAGGAGTTCCGGAACCAGCTCGCCCGTTACGCAGAACTGATCGATGGAAAGCCACAGTTGATCCCGGCCCAGGTGCCGCCACTGGTCTCGCAGCACCTGCCGTGGCTGCGGCCCGCGGCACGGAACAAGATGTACAACGCGGAGCTGGTGGAGATCCGGTCGCCGGGCCACATCATCGAGCCCACCGCACACCCGAACTCGCCTGCCGACCTGCGTCACAACACGATGCTTTGGTGCCCCCTGCTCGATGACCTTCGGCCGGAGCGCACGGAATTCGTATATCACCACACATCGAACGCACGCACCTACCGCCTGTCGGCACTCACCAAGACCATGAGTCACACCGAACTCATGGGTGTTCTCAGAAACCTCAAGTGGTGGAACCCGACGGCCTTCGCCCCGCACTTGGCGTACCTAGAGGACGTGGCCCGCAAGCCACATCTGATCGAAGACTGGCTACTCATCGTTCCGCAGCACACCTCAACCACTCGCGCTCTCACCGCCGAGATCGCCGGTAGGCAGCCTCTCGCGCTGTCCCATCGCCAGCGTCGCCGCGTCGAGATCTTCGGAAACATCAGCGACCCGAAGCACCGAGCCACGGCGTTGCGCATCGCGGGTTCGTTGCCGAGGACCGAGGACCCGGTCACCGAGCAGCATGTACGGCCTCGCCGGGGCAGCGTCCTGCTCTACCCGGTCATCGAAGAGGACCCTTCGACGGCCATCGTCAACGGATCGGTAGACCCCGGCAAGGTGGCCATGCTCTTCTCTCTCGTCCCGCCTGCGGCCGCTCATACGGACGACCGCGGAGTCGTCCGCTTCCGGGCGATCGACTCTCGACGCCACGCCCCCATCATTGACGCCAGCCTCGGCTGA
- a CDS encoding ATP-binding protein: protein MPYEPGAGWQYDVPTSGSTHLPPDAGYGRALTNQGYGFETAVADLVDNSIDAGADEIVVHFLRDADRILTLLIVDNGTGMDEAGLNAAMTVGRLREYGEGALGMYGTGLKSASLSHAESLTVVSRTRRSRAAGRRLTAEGVADGFRCDTVEPAYAQDLIDRYDGIIEWHGTVVRWDRVRAFETVARGQSEQYLSKAISRLETHLGLCLHRFLARGLKLDIAVWDVGTQAEGPGEEVDHISVEPLDPFGYTVPGRAGYPRVFTAPVEGAGDVRLTAHIWSAKSKHAGFRQIGALNERQGFYFYRNDRLVQAGGWNDLRSPEGHLNLARIAVDLPAAPNSVFSLDVKKEGVTVTPAFTLGVDKAVDTSGAPFQAYLSDAQTTYRDGSKRAETVRKPVTAPGKGLDPRIRRTIKEELPEKPGEEPIAFTWTPFREDRFFDLDRENNVVLLNSEFRDDFNDGRRGGANDAPVTKTLLYLLLEDCFGLGRWEKPRQDRVDYWNTILLASVRAQRERRNRGMS, encoded by the coding sequence ATGCCCTATGAGCCCGGTGCCGGTTGGCAGTACGACGTACCGACCAGCGGCAGCACTCACCTGCCCCCCGATGCCGGATACGGAAGGGCGCTCACCAACCAGGGCTACGGATTCGAGACGGCAGTAGCCGACCTGGTGGACAACTCGATCGACGCGGGAGCCGACGAGATCGTCGTGCACTTCCTGCGCGACGCCGATCGCATCCTCACCCTGCTCATCGTCGACAACGGCACCGGCATGGACGAGGCCGGGCTGAACGCAGCAATGACGGTCGGCCGGTTGCGCGAGTACGGCGAAGGCGCACTCGGTATGTACGGCACCGGCCTGAAGTCCGCTTCCCTCTCGCACGCCGAGTCCCTCACCGTCGTCAGCCGCACCAGGCGCAGCCGGGCGGCGGGCCGCCGTCTCACCGCTGAAGGCGTCGCCGACGGTTTCCGTTGCGATACCGTCGAACCGGCCTACGCCCAGGACCTCATCGACCGCTACGACGGCATCATCGAGTGGCACGGCACGGTGGTCCGGTGGGACCGGGTGCGGGCCTTCGAGACAGTGGCACGCGGGCAGAGCGAGCAGTATCTGTCGAAGGCGATCTCCCGGCTCGAGACCCACCTCGGTCTCTGCCTCCACCGGTTCCTGGCACGCGGGCTGAAGCTGGACATCGCCGTCTGGGACGTGGGTACGCAGGCGGAAGGACCGGGTGAGGAGGTCGACCACATCTCGGTCGAACCGCTGGACCCCTTCGGCTACACGGTGCCGGGCAGGGCCGGGTACCCACGCGTCTTCACCGCCCCCGTGGAGGGTGCCGGAGATGTCCGGCTCACGGCTCACATCTGGTCGGCGAAGTCCAAGCACGCCGGCTTCCGCCAGATCGGCGCGCTGAACGAACGGCAGGGCTTCTACTTCTACCGGAACGACCGCCTCGTTCAGGCGGGCGGCTGGAACGACCTGCGCAGCCCCGAGGGCCACCTCAACCTGGCGCGGATAGCGGTGGACCTGCCCGCCGCCCCGAACAGCGTGTTCAGCCTGGACGTCAAGAAGGAGGGCGTCACCGTCACACCGGCATTCACGCTCGGCGTGGACAAGGCCGTCGACACCTCAGGGGCGCCCTTCCAGGCCTACCTCTCCGACGCGCAGACCACCTACCGCGACGGCTCGAAGCGGGCGGAGACCGTACGCAAGCCGGTGACCGCTCCCGGCAAGGGCCTGGACCCGAGGATCAGGCGGACGATCAAGGAGGAGCTGCCGGAGAAGCCGGGCGAGGAGCCCATCGCGTTCACCTGGACCCCGTTCAGGGAGGACCGCTTCTTCGACCTCGACCGCGAGAACAACGTCGTCCTGCTCAACAGCGAGTTCCGCGACGACTTCAACGACGGCCGGCGCGGCGGCGCCAACGACGCGCCCGTCACCAAGACACTCCTCTACCTCCTTCTCGAGGACTGCTTCGGCCTCGGCCGCTGGGAGAAGCCGCGCCAGGACCGCGTCGACTACTGGAACACGATCCTGCTGGCGTCGGTACGCGCACAGCGCGAACGCCGCAACCGCGGCATGTCCTGA
- a CDS encoding GNAT family N-acetyltransferase yields the protein MYAIPLGDDGAELRPLEPWQAAEFLAHVDRGREFIGQHNALPDVVTDLASSRAFLQAYAERAAADTGRLHGIWADSTLVGAVIFRVMDIGQGNAEAGCWLEPAAAGRGLVTRAVRVLIDWAVEERGIHRVDWWVSAENEPSIAVARRLGMTKDGVLRESYRYRGKRHDEEVWSVRAPEWRKARQAS from the coding sequence ATGTACGCGATACCCCTGGGCGACGACGGCGCCGAACTCCGGCCGCTCGAACCGTGGCAGGCCGCGGAGTTCCTGGCGCACGTGGACCGGGGACGGGAGTTCATCGGGCAGCACAACGCACTGCCCGACGTCGTCACGGACCTGGCGTCGAGCCGGGCGTTCCTCCAGGCCTACGCGGAGAGGGCCGCTGCCGACACCGGGCGGCTGCACGGTATCTGGGCGGACAGCACGCTGGTCGGGGCGGTCATTTTCCGGGTCATGGACATCGGGCAGGGAAATGCCGAGGCCGGCTGCTGGCTCGAACCGGCGGCGGCCGGCAGGGGCCTGGTGACCCGGGCCGTGCGCGTCCTCATCGACTGGGCCGTCGAGGAACGGGGCATCCACCGCGTCGACTGGTGGGTCTCAGCGGAGAACGAGCCCAGCATCGCCGTGGCCAGACGGCTCGGGATGACGAAGGACGGCGTGCTGCGGGAGAGCTACCGCTACCGGGGAAAGCGGCACGACGAGGAAGTCTGGTCGGTACGCGCCCCGGAGTGGCGGAAGGCCAGGCAGGCGTCCTGA
- a CDS encoding SEC-C domain-containing protein, translating into MRPDTPADHTAEAERLLRTAAQYPEDQEPLLLQAAAHLELAGDRVGATSLYDQLLAVPAVNLPLVKALQAANLWEYGHEAEARAIIDGVRASSPQDPAPWAIVAETLEAHDELDAAHETFTTALTLLVDPSDEVPYAALALLTGRHRVSRLKGNTHDEWDALADSLHTGDIGLDELHDPKRLWALGSNDPAVLRAEIARLQAELGSYRAALSRPFPVAVLHWPAAELTELLAAYPSLTAEYPSHPAHLVKIETSLRELAAGGTTNLGIVTGSIPSYEAFAASEYTSPTDLDLLPQYATTLAARGRAVSWPPGRNATCWCGSGVTYRGCHGA; encoded by the coding sequence ATGCGCCCCGACACTCCTGCCGACCACACAGCCGAAGCCGAGCGCCTGCTGCGCACCGCCGCGCAGTACCCGGAGGACCAGGAACCGCTGCTGCTCCAGGCCGCGGCCCATCTGGAACTGGCCGGCGACCGCGTCGGCGCCACCTCCCTCTACGACCAGCTGCTGGCCGTCCCCGCCGTCAACCTCCCCCTGGTGAAGGCCCTGCAGGCCGCCAACCTCTGGGAGTACGGCCACGAGGCGGAAGCCCGCGCGATCATCGACGGCGTCCGCGCCTCCTCCCCGCAGGACCCGGCCCCCTGGGCCATCGTGGCGGAGACCCTGGAAGCCCATGACGAACTCGACGCGGCCCACGAGACCTTCACCACAGCCCTGACCCTGTTGGTCGACCCGTCCGACGAGGTCCCCTACGCCGCGCTGGCCCTGCTCACCGGCCGCCACCGGGTCAGCCGCCTCAAGGGCAACACACACGACGAGTGGGACGCCCTCGCCGACAGCCTGCACACCGGAGACATCGGCCTCGACGAGCTCCACGACCCGAAGCGCCTGTGGGCGCTCGGCTCCAACGACCCGGCCGTCCTCAGGGCTGAAATCGCCCGGCTCCAGGCCGAGTTGGGCAGCTACCGGGCGGCTCTCTCCCGCCCGTTCCCGGTCGCGGTACTGCACTGGCCGGCCGCCGAGCTCACCGAGCTCCTCGCCGCCTACCCGTCCCTCACCGCCGAGTACCCCTCGCACCCGGCACATCTGGTCAAGATCGAAACCTCGCTGCGCGAACTCGCCGCGGGCGGCACGACAAACCTGGGCATCGTGACCGGGAGTATCCCCTCCTACGAGGCCTTCGCCGCATCGGAATACACCTCCCCCACCGATCTCGACCTGCTCCCCCAGTACGCCACGACCCTGGCGGCCAGGGGCCGGGCGGTGTCCTGGCCACCGGGCCGCAACGCGACCTGCTGGTGCGGGTCGGGCGTCACCTACCGGGGGTGCCACGGGGCGTAG
- a CDS encoding DUF3311 domain-containing protein, protein MLRRRPQLLLLLVPFVLFLGALPFVNRVRPVLFGLPFLIVWLIGATIVTPFAVWLTRCADLRAARRGERG, encoded by the coding sequence GTGCTCAGACGTCGTCCTCAGTTGTTGCTGCTGCTGGTGCCCTTCGTGCTGTTCCTCGGGGCCCTGCCATTCGTCAATCGTGTGCGGCCGGTGCTGTTCGGGCTGCCCTTCCTCATTGTCTGGCTGATCGGGGCCACCATCGTGACGCCCTTCGCGGTCTGGCTCACCCGGTGTGCGGACCTGCGTGCTGCCCGGCGGGGTGAGCGCGGGTGA
- a CDS encoding sodium:solute symporter family protein: MNAAVATSIFGVFMAGTVLLGLFAVRGGRTGGLAEWSVGGRSLGSVFIWVLMAGEGYTSFSYLGAAGWGYNYGAPVLYVVAYMSCGYAVGYVVGPTLWSYARRHGLVGITDMIAHRYGRPWLGAVVAVLATVFLLPYIQLQITGMGVVVSTISYGAISLNWAYFAAFAVTTGFVVISGLKGSAWVSVLKDALVIGTLAFLAAYVPLHYFDGYGDFLHRVVREKGDWLTFPGHGGSGLGQGWYVTTSLLNSLTVVIFPTTVAGYLGARNADVLRKNAVWLPAYNLLLFVPMFLGLAALFVVPGLTGADSNLALFKLVVDSLPAWAVGVIGVAAALSSIVPMAIFMLVIGTMWGRSVLSLVPRWQERQKGASQVVVVVAGALALLLTYTAPNTLVRLSLISYEGMAQLLPMLLLGLLWRRLTLAGAGSGLVVGVGVVCGLVFTDRDPVWGMNAGILALAANLLVALAVTYAGPGDRDPRTDAEVLAHDPISDDPLGDDASGDGPLGGGPAPVSGGSGGPGR; encoded by the coding sequence GTGAACGCGGCCGTCGCCACCTCGATCTTCGGGGTGTTCATGGCCGGGACGGTGCTCCTCGGCCTCTTCGCCGTGCGGGGCGGCCGGACCGGCGGGCTCGCCGAGTGGTCGGTCGGCGGGCGCAGCCTCGGGTCCGTCTTCATCTGGGTACTGATGGCCGGCGAGGGCTACACCAGCTTCAGCTACCTCGGCGCCGCCGGCTGGGGCTACAACTACGGGGCCCCTGTGCTCTATGTGGTCGCCTACATGTCCTGCGGCTACGCGGTCGGCTACGTCGTCGGCCCGACGCTCTGGTCCTACGCCCGCCGCCACGGCCTGGTCGGGATCACCGACATGATCGCCCACCGGTACGGCAGGCCCTGGCTCGGTGCCGTGGTCGCGGTGCTCGCCACCGTCTTTCTGCTGCCCTACATCCAGTTGCAGATCACCGGCATGGGCGTGGTCGTCTCGACGATCTCGTACGGGGCGATCAGCCTCAACTGGGCCTATTTCGCCGCCTTCGCGGTGACCACCGGGTTCGTGGTGATCAGCGGGCTGAAGGGGAGCGCCTGGGTGTCCGTGCTCAAGGACGCGCTGGTGATCGGGACGCTGGCCTTCCTCGCGGCCTACGTCCCGCTGCACTACTTCGACGGGTACGGGGACTTCCTGCACCGGGTGGTGAGGGAGAAGGGCGACTGGCTGACCTTCCCCGGCCACGGCGGCAGCGGTCTCGGCCAGGGCTGGTACGTCACGACGTCCCTGCTCAACTCACTGACGGTGGTGATCTTCCCGACCACCGTCGCCGGGTACCTCGGGGCGCGTAACGCCGATGTGCTGAGGAAGAACGCGGTCTGGCTGCCCGCCTACAACCTGCTGCTCTTCGTGCCGATGTTCCTCGGGCTCGCCGCGCTGTTCGTGGTCCCCGGGCTGACCGGCGCCGACTCCAACCTGGCGCTCTTCAAGCTGGTCGTGGACTCGCTGCCCGCCTGGGCTGTCGGCGTGATCGGGGTGGCGGCGGCGCTTTCCTCGATCGTCCCGATGGCCATTTTCATGCTGGTCATCGGGACGATGTGGGGGAGAAGCGTGCTGTCGCTGGTGCCCAGGTGGCAGGAGCGTCAGAAGGGTGCGTCGCAGGTGGTGGTGGTCGTCGCGGGGGCGCTGGCGCTGCTGCTGACCTACACCGCACCCAACACGTTGGTACGGCTCTCGCTGATCTCGTACGAGGGGATGGCGCAGCTGCTGCCGATGCTGCTGCTCGGACTGCTCTGGCGACGGCTGACCCTGGCCGGGGCGGGCAGCGGGCTGGTCGTCGGGGTGGGTGTGGTGTGCGGGCTGGTCTTCACCGATCGCGATCCGGTGTGGGGCATGAACGCCGGGATCTTGGCGCTGGCCGCCAATCTGCTGGTCGCGCTCGCCGTGACGTACGCGGGGCCGGGCGACCGTGACCCGCGTACGGACGCCGAGGTGCTGGCGCACGACCCGATCAGCGACGATCCGCTCGGCGATGACGCGAGCGGCGATGGCCCGCTCGGTGGCGGCCCGGCCCCGGTCAGCGGCGGGAGCGGAGGACCAGGACGCTGA
- a CDS encoding MFS transporter, which yields MAQQPDVREIPPLREAPAVHGTAADTRPATARSDDRSLIHDHPAPPGSRAPNAGRTLAVTSAVTAVALMNYTAPMLTIPGLTASFATPVSAQAWLINGTPLGLAALLLVAGSLADDYGRRRIFLLGTLALAITIALGAAAPTTLTFTLARAAQGAATAAILASSLGLLVHAFPAGPARIRATGIWGAFVSAGIALGPLLAGWLTAYGWRLIYVVLAAATLAAGAFGVRALGESRAPRGGRPDLAGAIALGLALTALISALTLGRDGWLRTPVGLLLLAAVILGAVFVAVERRSSTPMIDLRLLRRPDFLAASAGGLFTGLAVIGLFSYLPALLQQALGTSPMTAAWLFVLWSGTGFLVALQSRRLAGRVQPRHQLALGFVLHAAGVLSMLGAVDAGALWRLLPGLFIAGIGSGLLNAALPRVAVESVPPERAAMGSGANNTARYIGSSAGVALIIAVAPVGHNAPLLVSVALTAVGALSVLVLRSRR from the coding sequence ATGGCTCAGCAGCCCGACGTACGAGAGATCCCGCCTCTTCGCGAGGCCCCGGCCGTTCACGGGACGGCGGCGGACACCCGCCCGGCCACGGCGCGCTCCGACGACCGGTCCCTGATCCACGACCATCCGGCCCCACCGGGCAGCAGGGCACCGAACGCGGGTCGCACCCTCGCCGTGACCAGCGCCGTCACCGCCGTCGCGCTGATGAACTACACGGCCCCGATGCTCACCATTCCCGGCCTGACCGCGTCCTTCGCCACCCCGGTGTCCGCCCAGGCCTGGCTGATCAACGGCACCCCGCTGGGCCTCGCCGCACTCCTGCTGGTGGCCGGCAGCCTCGCGGACGACTACGGCCGGCGCCGGATCTTCCTCCTCGGCACCCTCGCACTCGCGATCACCATCGCGCTGGGCGCCGCCGCCCCGACGACTCTGACGTTCACCCTCGCCCGCGCCGCGCAGGGCGCCGCGACCGCGGCGATCCTGGCGAGCAGCCTCGGTCTGCTGGTGCACGCCTTCCCCGCGGGGCCCGCCCGGATCAGAGCGACCGGCATATGGGGAGCATTCGTCAGCGCCGGTATCGCGCTCGGCCCGCTGCTCGCCGGCTGGCTGACGGCGTACGGCTGGCGGCTGATCTATGTGGTGCTCGCCGCCGCCACCCTGGCCGCCGGCGCCTTCGGCGTGCGCGCCCTCGGTGAATCCCGTGCGCCGCGCGGCGGCCGTCCCGACCTGGCGGGTGCGATCGCGCTCGGCCTCGCCCTGACCGCGCTGATCAGTGCGCTGACCCTGGGCCGGGACGGCTGGCTGCGGACACCCGTCGGACTGCTGCTGCTCGCCGCGGTGATCCTCGGCGCGGTGTTCGTCGCCGTGGAGCGACGCTCCAGCACGCCGATGATCGATCTGCGGCTTCTGCGCCGCCCGGACTTCCTGGCCGCATCGGCCGGCGGCCTGTTCACCGGCCTCGCCGTGATCGGCCTGTTCAGCTATCTCCCCGCGCTGCTCCAGCAGGCACTCGGCACCTCGCCGATGACCGCCGCCTGGCTGTTCGTGCTGTGGTCCGGGACCGGCTTCCTCGTCGCCCTGCAGTCCAGGCGTCTGGCCGGCCGGGTGCAGCCGCGCCATCAGCTGGCGCTCGGCTTCGTCCTGCATGCGGCGGGCGTGCTGTCCATGCTGGGCGCGGTGGACGCGGGCGCGCTGTGGCGGCTGCTGCCCGGCCTGTTCATCGCGGGGATCGGCAGCGGTCTGCTGAACGCGGCACTGCCTCGCGTCGCCGTCGAGTCCGTGCCGCCGGAGCGGGCCGCGATGGGTTCGGGCGCCAACAACACGGCCCGCTACATCGGTTCGTCCGCTGGTGTGGCCCTGATCATCGCGGTGGCCCCAGTGGGCCACAACGCACCGCTGCTGGTCTCGGTCGCGCTGACCGCGGTCGGCGCGCTCAGCGTCCTGGTCCTCCGCTCCCGCCGCTGA
- a CDS encoding winged helix-turn-helix transcriptional regulator, with protein sequence MALGKDYASQHCTIARSLEVVGERWTLLVVRDAFYGVRRYNDFLVHLGIPRAVLATRLQALADAGVLEKRRYQESPPREEYVLTERGLALWPTVYSLALWGRDHVSGTPPMRTFHHTPCGTELGSFGQCPVCAVSVPPQDVEMRPGTGLDPEPGNPVSRALLTPRRLLEPIEASRV encoded by the coding sequence ATGGCACTGGGCAAGGACTACGCATCGCAGCACTGCACGATCGCCCGCTCACTCGAGGTCGTCGGTGAACGCTGGACGCTGCTTGTCGTCCGTGACGCCTTCTACGGCGTGCGCCGCTACAACGACTTCCTGGTCCACCTGGGCATCCCGCGGGCCGTGCTCGCCACCCGCCTCCAGGCGCTCGCCGACGCCGGCGTCCTGGAGAAGCGCCGCTACCAGGAATCACCGCCGCGTGAGGAGTACGTACTGACCGAGCGCGGCCTGGCGCTCTGGCCGACGGTCTACTCGCTCGCCCTCTGGGGCCGCGACCATGTCTCCGGCACCCCGCCGATGCGGACCTTCCATCACACGCCCTGCGGTACCGAGCTCGGCTCGTTCGGCCAGTGCCCGGTCTGCGCCGTCTCCGTGCCGCCGCAGGACGTGGAGATGCGGCCGGGCACAGGTCTCGACCCGGAGCCCGGCAATCCGGTCAGCCGCGCGCTGCTCACGCCCAGGCGACTGCTGGAGCCGATCGAAGCGAGTCGTGTATAA
- a CDS encoding DUF6412 domain-containing protein, which produces MAGRLTRLSRPAAALLLFLVAEVLLAEGSLLSSAVALAATAAVGSALAACALVVSRRVPAVPRTRIRTAIRDRERRTAFLPQRDPDASGRPRPRAPGRLLPTAA; this is translated from the coding sequence ATGGCCGGACGTCTGACGCGCCTGTCCCGCCCGGCGGCCGCACTGCTGCTCTTCCTCGTCGCCGAGGTGCTGCTCGCCGAGGGCAGCCTGCTCTCCTCAGCCGTCGCGCTCGCCGCCACGGCCGCGGTCGGCTCCGCGCTGGCCGCCTGTGCGCTGGTCGTGTCCCGCCGCGTGCCCGCGGTGCCGCGCACCCGCATCCGTACCGCGATCCGCGACCGCGAGCGGCGTACCGCATTCCTCCCGCAACGCGATCCCGACGCTTCCGGCCGGCCCCGGCCCCGAGCACCCGGCCGTCTCCTCCCGACGGCCGCGTAG